TGGTGATTTCGGTGTGGGGCGTTAAAATTGAGGGGTTGTTGATGGAGATTAGTGTAGGAGCGGATCTCGAAACTGTTTATAAACCGGAGGTTGGTAACAAGGAAAGGAGTAGCTGGTTAGGAAATGGTGAGGGGGATGAGACAAAGTTGAAGAGGAAAGAGCTGGGTGTTACTGGCTTTGATGATCTCACAAAGAGTAAGAAGGTTAGGCATAgcatagatgatgatgatgatgatgatactcAAGTCGACTCCCGATCGTCCTCTGGGTTTGGTCAGAAGACAAATGGTGCTGGTATTGGTGCTGATGGCCATGCTGTACTTATTCCAAAACGACCACGTGGAGCAGGCGGCCGGAGTAAGTTTGCTAAGGGCCATCTTTTGAATCCGTCTGCTTCCCTTGAAAAACTTCATGACCAGAAAGAAGTTTCTGGCAGCGGTCACAGTTCTGTACCAACGCCTGTTAAGTTAAATGGGGTTAAGTCTAGAAAAAAGGACAAGGGAGTTGTTGCTTCTAAAGGGAATAAAAAACAGGGGCCAACTGCAGTTGCTTCAGGTCGTCATGCAAAGAGTGGTGGAGATTTGGTTGAGTCATTGTTTTCGAAAGATGAAGTTGCTCAGTTAAAAGGCGAGATCAAGTTTCCTGGTGCAGCGGATGATGCGCCCTTAAGCAGTAGCTCATTGGGTTCTAAAGACGATGTTGCCAAGTTAAAAAAACAGGAGAATCCACAGAACAAGGATGATCAGATGGGTGAGTTAAAAGGAAAATCTAAGATTATGGAAATAGATGGAAAACAAAAGCAAACAGAAGATCCTGCAGTAGTTGGTTCATTTCTTCTTGCAAAGGGGGAAGGTACTGATGTGGCTATGACTTGTAAAAGAAATGGTGGCAACCGTATGAAAAGAAAGAGGCTGGGATCAAACGGTGAGACTGTTTCAAAGAAGGTTgctgcatcatcatcatctgttgACCTTGATCCTGATAATGATCTTGAACAAAATGCGGCAAGGATGCTCTCGTCTCGTTTTGACCCTAGCTGTACTGGATTTGCTTCAGAAAGCACAACATTGGGTCTGTTGTCTGTGAATGAGGGTGAGCAGGAAAAACATACTGGTAGCCAAGGGCCAATGACTGCTTCTGCAGAGGCTCAAGACAGAGTGTTACGCCCCAGGAGACATAAGAAAGGCAAGGGCACCTCTAGAAAGAGACGCCATTTTTATGAAATACATTCTGATGACATGGATGCTCACTGGTTCCTCAACAGGAAGATTAAGATCTTTTGGCCTCTGGATGAAAGTTGGTACTATGGCCTGGTAAATGATTATGATGCCGAAAAAAATCTTCATCATATAAAATACGAGGACCGGGATGAAGAATGGATTAGCCTTGAAAGTGAGAGATTTAAACTATTGCTTCTTCCTAGTGAGCTTCCACGTAAGGCAAACAGTTTAAACTATACCACCCCATCAGAGGAAAGCTCACTCGTTCACATGAAGGATGATGGCTTTTTGGAATCAGAGCCAATTATCTCATGGTTGGCGCATCATCGAGTCAAATCATCTACTGCTACTTGTTTGAGAAAGCAAAATTTTTCCCGAGATGTGTGTAGCATGATGGAAAGAGAAACTGATAAGCTGAACTGCACTTCTGTTTTATTTAATACATCAGTAGAAGATAATATCGGCAGTGAAGGACATGTTCCTATTGTTTATGTGCGTAGGCGACGATACCACAGGTTTAGTGATGCTGAAGCAGCAGCACCACCCTGGCCCCTGAATAATGCAACAGCTGTGTTGAAGTTGGATACAACCCAACCGATAATACAACGTGACAAGTTTGAGATATGCATACCACTTTGGCCGATGCTTACATACTCCGTCCTTGGGGCGGATATATTATGGTTGCTTCGCAGTGTTTTCTTGCTTCAGTTTGGCACCCTGGTTACCATGTGGCCTACTGTTTTCTTGGAGGTTCTGTTTGTTGATAATATTGTTGGATTGAGGCTTTTTCTGTTTGAAGGTTGCTTAAAGCAAGCTGTGGCCTTCATCTTCCTAGTCATGAATGTGTTTTGTGAACATGATAAAGACGAGTCTATCAACCATCAAGTTCCAGTCACATCAATAAGATTTAAACTTTCTTTCTTTCACAACTTCAAAAACCACAAGGTTTTTGCATATTTTAGTTTCTCAAAAGTGAGGGATTTTGACTGGCAGTACCTTGATTCTGTGTTCAAGCCACATTGTTTACTTTCAAAACACCTGTCTCTTTCTGAGTGCACATATGACAACATTAAACTACTGCAAGGTGTACCACAAACAAAGCATATACCCTATGCTGTTCAAACTGAGGTATTTGTCTCTTTTCTAAGTTAATACTTGTGATGATTCCGTTCTATTCATAGCAGTCATGTTGATAGTTGAAAAATAGAAACACTTGTAGACGCTAGAGAAGTATAATCTGAATGAGTAATAACCATAGCTGTCAatagcgatcgctatagcgcgctatgtagcgTATAGGTATAGTgtcgctattagggttgtagcgatgGATAGCGAcaccttatttttatttttattttttttaaatataaatagcaattaaatatagctataaaatagctggattttaggtttttgttaaatatatgtGTAAAATAGCacatataccagggtatttttatataatatacatatacatttttttttaaattttttttctagtgtatcgctatattaataaaaataatagcCGTCCGCTttttatcgctattcgctatgtagcatataggtaccttatcgctattcgccattaacaactttGGTAATAACAGTTACAATCAGCAGTTAGGGGGACAAAAGATGATGACTTTATATTAAGTGACCATAAGATAGTTGATTAGCTGCATTTTGAAATATGAATTCATATGAAGAAAAAATAATGATGAGAATatttgtatccagcaggttttcCATAAGAAGtcaaatggtggtggtggttcctTGCTCAGTAGTTCTAGATCATCGAAGCGTGTACCTGGGATTCGGACAATTTACGGTTTGAGGCATGGAAATGTTCCTCCATTTGCTCTTTCTTTTACTGCTTCCCCGAATTTGTTCATTAGCTTACATCTCAAGCTTTTGTTGGAACGTAGTATTAGCCttgcagcagcagcagcagctgatgatgatggcgatgatgatgaagattttAGTCAGTTTGAAATATCTTCAGAAAGCTCTTCTTCTAAGGGCAGTAGTAGTCATGATGGAAGGGGGATAGAGTCATCCACATTTGTTTCTGATTCCAATTTTAATGAAGCTGCTGGAAATTCACAATCGTCAAGACAGTTTAATGATCCTAACTTGAAAGGTATTATTAGTGTTGAAATCCCGGCATCGGATGAAGTTTACAGGCCCCAACAGCAGCATCAGATGTCTGACCTCACATGGAATTTAAGCGATGGCATCATCTGTAGCCCCAACCAGCATTCTACAGGCCCTAAAACAAGTTTGTGGCATCATCGCAAACCGTGGGGTGGTGATGGAAAGACAGAGATCTTTGGGAATGGGCCTAAGAAGCCAAGGACTCAGGTCCAGTACACATTACCTTATTCCAATAAGAATAAAGGCCATAATAATCTTCCTTACCAAAGAATTAGGAAAACAAATGATAAGAAAATATCAGACACTAAAAGTGGTGGTCCAAAGAGAAACCTTGAGTTGGTGACTTGTGATGCAAATATATTGATCAACGGTGGGGACAAAGGGTGGAGAGAATGTGGGGCACGGGTTTTCTTGGAAGCTGATCAGCAGAAAGAGTGGAAACTTGCAGTGAAGTGTAGTGGGGAGTTAAGGTACGCGTATAAGGTACATCAGGATTTACAGCCTGGGTCAACAAACCGCTATACCCATGCTATGATGTGGAAAGGAGGGAAGGACTGGGCCCTTGAGTTTCCAGAGAGGAGTCAGTGGTTTGTTTTCAAGGAGCTGCATGAGGAGTGTCACAATAGGAACATACGAGCAGCATCTATTAAAAACATTCCTATACCTGGTGTTCGCCCGATTCAGGTTGTTGACCATCCTCACCAAAAAGAAGAATGTTTCACCCGCACCCCCTGGTACTTGCGCCAGGTTAGAGATGACGTCGAAATGGCTATGGATGCATCACGTGTTATGTATGACATGGACAGCGAAGATGAAGAATGGGTTCGTAGGAGCAGGAGTAAAGAGGACAGTGACGGTCATGATATCATCTCTGATGAGCTTTTCGAGAAGGTGATGGATATGTTGGAGAAAGTTTCCTATGCTCAGAAGCGTGATCACTTTTCTTCGGGGGAAATTGACGAACTTATTGCTAGAGTAACTCCCATGCAAGCTGCAAAATTCATCTATGACCATTGGCGTGAAAAAAGGCAAAGAAAGGGCATGCCATTAGTCAGACAACTCCAGGTTTGTCATGCCCTACAAAAATAGCTTCATATACATGACCTTGGTGCTTTATTCTTTTATcagtttttctttttcaaaatctgCAAACTATGACCAAGCTGTATAGGGCCTGATCTAGCAGCTCATGCCGTAAGATGTTATTGTGCTTGTGTTAAATTATAGTTTGctttttttttacttgtttaagTTGAGCCAAGTGATAAGATAAGTAGAGATGTTTGTATACTTATAATATCTTGTCACCTCTTTTTAGAATCTTTTCCTTTATCATCCGTTTGTGACGGGCATTGATTCAGAAATATATGAGATGTTCTCCAACAGTATGCTCTTTTGATTGAGCTGCGACTCCTTTTATGCTCATTGCTATACTGCCATCTTATATCTTGTAAATAAATATGGATGGATCATATCCGATATGAAAGCGATGTGATAACTCAGTGGAATGTTTCAAGATTTGTGAAGATGAGTGTAGTTTTAGCATACTAGTTTCTCTCAAAGAGTCTTTAATTCTGGCTAAATGCTGGCTGTTGAGATTTGGATGTAGGCACATTTGATCCTTTAAAGAAAAAAGGTCGGCTTAATGAACAAGTTTTTggcactttttttttttttttgcaatcactATTTTTCATGATCTTTCTCCTTCTTCATGTTTTTTGATCTCCTCCTTAGTTTTCTATTTATTATCTGCTCTATAAACACTATTTATGTTTGCTGTGAGTTAGGAATTACATATGACAGGATAGGATTGGGGTGTAGCTAGGATTGCGGTTTTCAATGCCCATGGGGGGCACCGAGATTAGTTCGATGTTTTAGATCT
The sequence above is drawn from the Helianthus annuus cultivar XRQ/B chromosome 12, HanXRQr2.0-SUNRISE, whole genome shotgun sequence genome and encodes:
- the LOC110895910 gene encoding uncharacterized protein LOC110895910 isoform X2; amino-acid sequence: MEISVGADLETVYKPEVGNKERSSWLGNGEGDETKLKRKELGVTGFDDLTKSKKVRHSIDDDDDDDTQVDSRSSSGFGQKTNGAGIGADGHAVLIPKRPRGAGGRSKFAKGHLLNPSASLEKLHDQKEVSGSGHSSVPTPVKLNGVKSRKKDKGVVASKGNKKQGPTAVASGRHAKSGGDLVESLFSKDEVAQLKGEIKFPGAADDAPLSSSSLGSKDDVAKLKKQENPQNKDDQMGELKGKSKIMEIDGKQKQTEDPAVVGSFLLAKGEGTDVAMTCKRNGGNRMKRKRLGSNGETVSKKVAASSSSVDLDPDNDLEQNAARMLSSRFDPSCTGFASESTTLGLLSVNEGEQEKHTGSQGPMTASAEAQDRVLRPRRHKKGKGTSRKRRHFYEIHSDDMDAHWFLNRKIKIFWPLDESWYYGLVNDYDAEKNLHHIKYEDRDEEWISLESERFKLLLLPSELPRKANSLNYTTPSEESSLVHMKDDGFLESEPIISWLAHHRVKSSTATCLRKQNFSRDVCSMMERETDKLNCTSVLFNTSVEDNIGSEGHVPIVYVRRRRYHRFSDAEAAAPPWPLNNATAVLKLDTTQPIIQRDKFEICIPLWPMLTYSVLGADILWLLRSVFLLQFGTLVTMWPTVFLEVLFVDNIVGLRLFLFEGCLKQAVAFIFLVMNVFCEHDKDESINHQVPVTSIRFKLSFFHNFKNHKVFAYFSFSKVRDFDWQYLDSVFKPHCLLSKHLSLSECTYDNIKLLQGVPQTKHIPYAVQTEVFHKKSNGGGGSLLSSSRSSKRVPGIRTIYGLRHGNVPPFALSFTASPNLFISLHLKLLLERSISLAAAAAADDDGDDDEDFSQFEISSESSSSKGSSSHDGRGIESSTFVSDSNFNEAAGNSQSSRQFNDPNLKGIISVEIPASDEVYRPQQQHQMSDLTWNLSDGIICSPNQHSTGPKTSLWHHRKPWGGDGKTEIFGNGPKKPRTQVQYTLPYSNKNKGHNNLPYQRIRKTNDKKISDTKSGGPKRNLELVTCDANILINGGDKGWRECGARVFLEADQQKEWKLAVKCSGELRYAYKVHQDLQPGSTNRYTHAMMWKGGKDWALEFPERSQWFVFKELHEECHNRNIRAASIKNIPIPGVRPIQVVDHPHQKEECFTRTPWYLRQVRDDVEMAMDASRVMYDMDSEDEEWVRRSRSKEDSDGHDIISDELFEKVMDMLEKVSYAQKRDHFSSGEIDELIARVTPMQAAKFIYDHWREKRQRKGMPLVRQLQPPLWERYQQICREWEKLKPKSTTGPGSGSQEKASAAAAGDKPPMFAFCLKPRGLEVLNKGSKHRPHKKISLSGHSLGDHDAHHSGRRVHTYGFGDERADSSDVSPLLVTKMYSPRDTGHFWLDGGDASDHQLRIQSSKSSIRTLVSPKLGPSASLRKSSSVKRNNSKKFSDWHHHNRAQQQQQLVLGGSDLDEFRLRDASSAAKHARNMAKLKRERAQKLMLSADLAIHKAVSALMTAEAIKASCTGGDNESTSPPSSVS
- the LOC110895910 gene encoding uncharacterized protein LOC110895910 isoform X1; protein product: MEISVGADLETVYKPEVGNKERSSWLGNGEGDETKLKRKELGVTGFDDLTKSKKVRHSIDDDDDDDTQVDSRSSSGFGQKTNGAGIGADGHAVLIPKRPRGAGGRSKFAKGHLLNPSASLEKLHDQKEVSGSGHSSVPTPVKLNGVKSRKKDKGVVASKGNKKQGPTAVASGRHAKSGGDLVESLFSKDEVAQLKGEIKFPGAADDAPLSSSSLGSKDDVAKLKKQENPQNKDDQMGELKGKSKIMEIDGKQKQTEDPAVVGSFLLAKGEGTDVAMTCKRNGGNRMKRKRLGSNGETVSKKVAASSSSVDLDPDNDLEQNAARMLSSRFDPSCTGFASESTTLGLLSVNEGEQEKHTGSQGPMTASAEAQDRVLRPRRHKKGKGTSRKRRHFYEIHSDDMDAHWFLNRKIKIFWPLDESWYYGLVNDYDAEKNLHHIKYEDRDEEWISLESERFKLLLLPSELPRKANSLNYTTPSEESSLVHMKDDGFLESEPIISWLAHHRVKSSTATCLRKQNFSRDVCSMMERETDKLNCTSVLFNTSVEDNIGSEGHVPIVYVRRRRYHRFSDAEAAAPPWPLNNATAVLKLDTTQPIIQRDKFEICIPLWPMLTYSVLGADILWLLRSVFLLQFGTLVTMWPTVFLEVLFVDNIVGLRLFLFEGCLKQAVAFIFLVMNVFCEHDKDESINHQVPVTSIRFKLSFFHNFKNHKVFAYFSFSKVRDFDWQYLDSVFKPHCLLSKHLSLSECTYDNIKLLQGVPQTKHIPYAVQTEQVFHKKSNGGGGSLLSSSRSSKRVPGIRTIYGLRHGNVPPFALSFTASPNLFISLHLKLLLERSISLAAAAAADDDGDDDEDFSQFEISSESSSSKGSSSHDGRGIESSTFVSDSNFNEAAGNSQSSRQFNDPNLKGIISVEIPASDEVYRPQQQHQMSDLTWNLSDGIICSPNQHSTGPKTSLWHHRKPWGGDGKTEIFGNGPKKPRTQVQYTLPYSNKNKGHNNLPYQRIRKTNDKKISDTKSGGPKRNLELVTCDANILINGGDKGWRECGARVFLEADQQKEWKLAVKCSGELRYAYKVHQDLQPGSTNRYTHAMMWKGGKDWALEFPERSQWFVFKELHEECHNRNIRAASIKNIPIPGVRPIQVVDHPHQKEECFTRTPWYLRQVRDDVEMAMDASRVMYDMDSEDEEWVRRSRSKEDSDGHDIISDELFEKVMDMLEKVSYAQKRDHFSSGEIDELIARVTPMQAAKFIYDHWREKRQRKGMPLVRQLQPPLWERYQQICREWEKLKPKSTTGPGSGSQEKASAAAAGDKPPMFAFCLKPRGLEVLNKGSKHRPHKKISLSGHSLGDHDAHHSGRRVHTYGFGDERADSSDVSPLLVTKMYSPRDTGHFWLDGGDASDHQLRIQSSKSSIRTLVSPKLGPSASLRKSSSVKRNNSKKFSDWHHHNRAQQQQQLVLGGSDLDEFRLRDASSAAKHARNMAKLKRERAQKLMLSADLAIHKAVSALMTAEAIKASCTGGDNESTSPPSSVS